AAAGACGATGCGGGAAAGGACTTATTTAATTTTATAAAATTTATAGAACAAGATAAATTTTGGAGTGCACAATTTGCACAGTTGGAAGTAGATGATCGAGGAATAATCAATATATACCCACAAGTAACCAAACAATTGATCGAATTTGGTACAGTATATAATTATCCCGATAAATTATCGAAACTTAAAATATTTTACGATAAGATTTTGCCCGACCGCGGGTGGAATCGTTACGATCGTGTAAATTTACAATTTAAAGAACAAATCATTTGTGAATAAAAAACCTAAGGCGATACATGGACATGCAAAATGATAAAATAGTAGTCGGATTAGATATAGGAACCACTAAGATTGTGGTAATAGTCGGACACAAAAATGATTATGGCAAGCTTGATGTTTTGGGCATGGGCAAGGCTGTATCTGATGGAGTGGTTAAAGGTAAGGTCATCAATATAGAGAAAACCATTTTAGCCATCAAAAAAGCGGTAGAAGAGGCAGAAGATAATTCCGGTATCGATATAAAAGTGGTGAATGTGGGGATCGCTGGTCATCATATCAGGAGCTCTATCCAAAGAGGTAGTATTACCAGAGAAGATAGAGATGAAGAAATTACTGTTGAAGATGTAAATCGCTTAACAAACGATATGCACCGAATGGTCATTCCGGCAGGAAACCAAATTATACATGTTATGCCACAAGTTTATACTGTGGATTATGACGATGGAATTAAAGATCCAGTCGGTATGACGGGCATTAGATTGGAAGCTGATTTTCACGTAATAACTGCCGATATTAACTCTATAAATAATATTCAGAAATGTGTTAAAAGAGCAGGTTTGGATATTGAAAATATGATATTGGAACCATTGGCATCTAGCTTGGCCGTTTTGTCTGATGATGAAAAAGAAGCCGGAGTGTGTCTGGTTGATATTGGAGGTGGCACGACCGATATTGCTATTTTCCACGAGAATATCATTCGTCATACTGGTGTGATACCTTTTGGTGGTAATATCATTACCTCAGATATTAAGGAAGGCTGTATGGTGATGCAACAACAAGCAGAATTATTGAAAACCAAATTTGGCCGAGCGATTTCAACTGAAGCTAGTGAAAATGAAATCGTTTCCATTCCAGGGTTAAGAAATAGAGCGCCAAAAGAGATATCTATCAAGAACTTGGCTCATATAGTGGAAGCAAGAATGGAAGAGATCATTGATTTGGTTCATGCAGAGATATTAGCTTCAGGCTATGAAGGTCGTTTGGCTGGCGGAATTGTCATCACAGGTGGTGGTTCGCAAATGCACAGCGCAAGACAGCTAGTAGAATACTTAACTGGAATGGATGCTAGGATCGGTTATCCAAACGAACATTTAGGAAGAACAAAAATAGAGGCTGTAAAAAGCCCGATGTATGCCACATCTGTAGGATTAGTATTGGCAGGTTATCGCTCAATTGATGAGCGAGAAAATAGGTACTTGGAAGCTAAGTTGAATAACCAGAATATGTTTATCAACCATAAGCAAAAAAGTGCTAAAAGAGAAGGAGACTTCTTTTCAAAAATTATCAATAAAACGAAGAGTTTTTTGATAGATGATTTTGACGATAAAGATGATTATTAAATAGCGCCTATAAGGCAATTACTTGATTGTCTTTGCTGGTTACCTGATATTCAGGACCAAACAAGATGATTTGTGTAATGAATTTAAGATCAATATGACACTGAAAGAACTTAAAACACGGATATTATGACTGAAGGAGCTTATAAATTCGAAATTCCAAAACACCACAAATCTATCATTAAGGTGATAGGTGTTGGTGGGGGTGGCAGTAATGCTGTTAATCACATGTTTAACCAAGGCATCAGGGATGTTGAGTTTGTAGTCTGTAATACAGATTCTCAGGCTTTGAAATCTAGTCCTGTGCCTAATAAATTGCAGATTGGAACCAACCTAACCAGTGGTTTGGGTGCCGGTGCAAATCCGGAAAAGGGAAAAGATGCAGCATTGGAAAGCAAGGAAGAGATCCGTGATTTATTGGGTAATGATACCAAAATGGTCTTTGTTACAGCTGGAATGGGCGGTGGTACTGGAACAGGTGCTGCCCCGGTAATAGCTCGTATTGCCAAAGAGATGGATATTCTTACTGTGGGAATTGTCACTTCGCCATTCAGTTTCGAAGGAAAGAAAAAAGTTCGTCAAGCTGAGGAAGGAATCCGTCAATTAAAAGAGAATTGCGATACGGTTTTGGTGATTCTTAATGATAAATTAAGAGAGATCCATGGTAATTTAACCATTGGAAATGCCTTTGCGAAAGCCGATAATGTTTTAACAACAGGTGCCAAGGGTATAGCTGAAATCATTACAGTTCCAGGTCAGGTAAACGTGGATTTTGAGGATGTTAAAACGGTGATGAAAAATGCAGGTGCTGCAGTTATGGGCTCAGCTAAGACCGATGGTGACGGTAGAGCATTAAGAGCTGCCGAAGAAGCATTGTCATCTCCTTTGTTAAATAATACAGATATTCTAGGTGCTCAGAAAATCTTGTTATCCATTATCTCTGGTCAGAAAGCAGAGT
This is a stretch of genomic DNA from Marivirga harenae. It encodes these proteins:
- the ftsA gene encoding cell division protein FtsA, producing MQNDKIVVGLDIGTTKIVVIVGHKNDYGKLDVLGMGKAVSDGVVKGKVINIEKTILAIKKAVEEAEDNSGIDIKVVNVGIAGHHIRSSIQRGSITREDRDEEITVEDVNRLTNDMHRMVIPAGNQIIHVMPQVYTVDYDDGIKDPVGMTGIRLEADFHVITADINSINNIQKCVKRAGLDIENMILEPLASSLAVLSDDEKEAGVCLVDIGGGTTDIAIFHENIIRHTGVIPFGGNIITSDIKEGCMVMQQQAELLKTKFGRAISTEASENEIVSIPGLRNRAPKEISIKNLAHIVEARMEEIIDLVHAEILASGYEGRLAGGIVITGGGSQMHSARQLVEYLTGMDARIGYPNEHLGRTKIEAVKSPMYATSVGLVLAGYRSIDERENRYLEAKLNNQNMFINHKQKSAKREGDFFSKIINKTKSFLIDDFDDKDDY
- the ftsZ gene encoding cell division protein FtsZ, with amino-acid sequence MTEGAYKFEIPKHHKSIIKVIGVGGGGSNAVNHMFNQGIRDVEFVVCNTDSQALKSSPVPNKLQIGTNLTSGLGAGANPEKGKDAALESKEEIRDLLGNDTKMVFVTAGMGGGTGTGAAPVIARIAKEMDILTVGIVTSPFSFEGKKKVRQAEEGIRQLKENCDTVLVILNDKLREIHGNLTIGNAFAKADNVLTTGAKGIAEIITVPGQVNVDFEDVKTVMKNAGAAVMGSAKTDGDGRALRAAEEALSSPLLNNTDILGAQKILLSIISGQKAELQMDELTEITDYIQERAGDEAEVIFGHGMDESLGESLSVTVIATGFDQSGYKENAIPHKEARKVYDLDSNKQITLFGNEKEEEKPEPKNEPSPFTFEKRNTQESRPPAEEERGYTFGFPSKKKEEPEYVEEENDYADDFTESLSNDYEIVDKSESQDDIDKKEALRQEMLRNRSKERIEKLKNLNGGHTNTPEAYKQMEVPAYKRKQVKLRDVPHSSEQNVSRFNLNDDNQILGNNKFLHDNVD